One Triticum dicoccoides isolate Atlit2015 ecotype Zavitan chromosome 5B, WEW_v2.0, whole genome shotgun sequence genomic window carries:
- the LOC119305098 gene encoding glutamic acid-rich protein-like: MGTPHCTYITTLKLKREESQEKKNKMDSGGSSGGNNQGKKESKKRVLTAEELENRRLENVQPTSWDDEWIVTLNITDNVVEDEDTGSMVSTFSTDSPFSIDPEEETDKEEADNEEEEEEEDEEEADNEDEEEEDEEEADIEDEEQEEEADGNGDGDKKKEDQTDDDDGDQTDNGNGKDLS, encoded by the exons ATGGGGACTCCGCACTGCACATACATTACAACACTAAAGTTGAAGAGGGAAGAAAGCCAAGAGAAGAAGAACAAAATGGACAGTGGCGGTTCATCCGGTGGAAACAATCAAGGCAAGAAAGAGAGCAAGAAACGTGTGCTGACCGCTG AAGAGCTGGAAAACCGGCGGCTTGAGAACGTGCAACCTACCTCTTGGGACGATGAGT GGATTGTAACACTGAACATCACAGATAACGTGGTGGAGGATGAAGACACTGGTAGCATGGTGAGCACTTTCTCGACAGACAGCCCCTTCTCGATAGACCCCGAGGAGGAGACTGACAAGGAGGAGGCTgacaatgaagaggaggaggaggaggaggatgaagaggaggctgacaatgaggatgaggaggaggaggatgaagaggaggctgacattgaggatgaggagcaggaggaggaggctgacGGAAACGGTGACGGTGACAAGAAAAAGGAGGATCAGACTGACGACGATGATGGCG